The Cellulophaga sp. L1A9 genome window below encodes:
- the zwf gene encoding glucose-6-phosphate dehydrogenase, translating into MNKTANQMLIIFGASGDLTARKLIPAIYNLYKGKHLPENFVVLGASRSSITDGEFRKKVVHESEHLKSSLKEEEQDFISTFADKLFYEDLGDDYDTDYDRLSKRIGDLNNKYHTENNYIFYLSTPPSLYEAIAKNLSDKGLNNEANGWKRILVEKPFGYSLQTARDLNKGLQKYFHEKQIYRIDHYLGKETVQNLLVTRFANSIFEPLWNRNYIHHIEITNAETVGVEKRGGYYDKSGALRDMFQSHLLQIVSLIVMEPPINSNAEEIRNEKVKALKSLRIMTDEKTLFDHTIKGQYVASKIDGEQVKGYREEEGVDPNSKTETFAAIKFFVDNWRWSDVPFYVRTAKRMPTKVTEVVIHFKTPHHQVFNEQDINNKHNKLVIRIQPDEGILIKFGVKVPGQGFQVERANLDFYYSSLVDTNVMQAYERLLLDAMQGDATLYARADEVEAAWAFVDPILNYWEHSEDVKTYGYSAGVWGPENSDDLIEGNFVWRNPGPHLVDDSGFCVIC; encoded by the coding sequence ATGAACAAGACGGCAAATCAAATGCTTATTATTTTTGGAGCTTCAGGAGATTTAACCGCAAGGAAGTTAATTCCTGCTATTTATAACTTATACAAAGGAAAACATCTCCCAGAAAATTTTGTTGTTTTAGGGGCAAGTAGAAGTTCTATTACCGACGGTGAATTTAGAAAAAAAGTAGTTCATGAAAGTGAACACCTAAAATCGAGCCTAAAGGAAGAAGAACAAGATTTTATATCCACTTTTGCGGATAAATTATTTTACGAAGATTTAGGGGATGATTACGATACAGATTATGACCGCTTAAGCAAGCGTATAGGGGATTTGAATAATAAATATCATACAGAGAATAATTATATATTTTATCTTTCGACACCACCAAGTCTATATGAAGCCATTGCAAAAAACCTTTCAGACAAAGGGTTAAACAATGAAGCAAACGGTTGGAAGCGTATCTTGGTTGAAAAACCTTTTGGATATAGCTTACAAACCGCTCGAGATTTAAATAAGGGCTTACAGAAATATTTTCATGAGAAACAGATTTACCGTATTGATCATTATTTAGGGAAAGAAACTGTTCAAAATTTATTGGTGACTCGTTTTGCAAATTCCATTTTTGAGCCTTTATGGAATAGAAACTACATTCACCATATAGAAATAACAAATGCAGAGACGGTAGGCGTAGAGAAACGAGGCGGGTATTATGATAAGTCTGGAGCACTCCGCGATATGTTTCAAAGTCATTTGTTACAAATAGTTTCTTTAATTGTTATGGAGCCGCCAATTAATTCTAATGCGGAGGAGATTAGAAACGAAAAAGTGAAAGCTTTAAAATCGCTTCGAATCATGACAGACGAAAAAACACTGTTTGATCATACCATAAAAGGGCAATATGTAGCTTCAAAAATAGACGGAGAACAAGTAAAAGGATATAGAGAAGAAGAGGGGGTAGATCCTAATTCTAAAACAGAAACTTTTGCAGCTATTAAATTCTTTGTAGACAATTGGCGTTGGAGTGATGTTCCTTTTTATGTGCGTACCGCTAAACGTATGCCCACTAAAGTTACTGAGGTGGTTATTCATTTTAAAACACCACACCATCAAGTATTTAATGAACAAGATATTAATAACAAGCATAATAAATTAGTCATTAGAATACAACCAGATGAAGGTATTTTAATCAAATTTGGGGTTAAAGTTCCTGGACAAGGGTTTCAGGTAGAACGTGCCAATCTTGATTTCTATTATTCTAGTTTGGTAGACACAAATGTGATGCAAGCGTATGAACGTTTATTATTGGATGCCATGCAAGGTGATGCTACATTATATGCTAGAGCAGATGAAGTAGAGGCTGCATGGGCATTTGTAGACCCTATATTAAACTATTGGGAACATAGTGAAGACGTAAAAACTTACGGGTATTCTGCAGGAGTTTGGGGTCCAGAAAATTCTGATGATTTGATTGAAGGAAATTTTGTTTGGCGCAATCCAGGGCCGCATTTGGTAGATGATTCTGGTTTCTGTGTAATTTGTTAA